A region from the Rhodamnia argentea isolate NSW1041297 chromosome 7, ASM2092103v1, whole genome shotgun sequence genome encodes:
- the LOC115756270 gene encoding uncharacterized protein LOC115756270, producing MSKIKREAIDSNAAEGDDEHDEITTERRVMSPAHYVFKIESFSLLSKHDINMYETNEFNVGCVVLSDWIHGLGDLDESSVSGYPSKDVVKLTTETLHAYKLLEPGVLSLCRRLILYPNGDKSKKGEDHVSLYLALSEANPLKVGWEINATVRFFVFDQIHDEYLLREGKDRRFHTMKSKWGIPRFMPLKTFINPSNGYLVDDTCVFGVEVFVAKSLGLGECLTLKASPESFSHEWKMSNFSTLVNDCYSEVFTAGNHNWNLHLHPRGDGRNREKNLSIFLCLADSGDQKVKATFTIWLKGKDGKKHEETGGTNWFNSAVKSWGWPSFLPLKTVQDYLVGDECVVEAEVEVLGTSKLKLLNRFACVVLYCFPLQIQSPKTVPSDLSLGQKIVEQLAP from the exons ATGTCGAAGATAAAAAGAGAAGCAATAGATTCAAATGCTGCTGAAGGGGACGACGAACATGATG AGATAACTACGGAGAGGAGAGTGATGTCGCCGGCGCATTATGTGTTCAAGATCGAATCTTTCTCTCTATTGTCAAAGCACGACATCAACATGTACGAGACGAACGAGTTCAACGTTG GTTGTGTTGTTCTTTCTGATTGGATCCACGGCTTAGGAGACTTAGATGAGTCTAGTGTATCTGGGTATCCAAGCAAAGATGTGGTTAAG CTAACTACTGAAACTCTTCATGCGTATAAGCTTCTTGAACCTGGTGTTTTGTCATTGTGTAGGAGATTGATTCTCTATCCTAATGGAGACAAGAGCAAGAAGGGGGAAGATCACGTGTCCCTATATCTTGCTCTTTCTGAGGCCAATCCTCTGAAAGTTGGCTGGGAGATAAATGCAACTGTTAGGTTCTTTGTGTTCGATCAAATTCACGATGAATACTTGTTAAGAGAAG GGAAAGACAGGAGGTTTCATACGATGAAGTCCAAATGGGGTATTCCAAGATTTATGCCGCTGAAAACTTTCATCAATCCGTCAAACGGCTACCTTGTTGATGACACTTGTGTGTTCGGGGTGGAGGTTTTTGTTGCCAAAAGTTTAGGTCTGGGTGAATGCTTGACACTAAAAGCGAGTCCGGAGTCTTTTAGTCACGAATGGAAGATGTCAAACTTCTCCACTTTGGTGAATGATTGCTACTCTGAAGTATTCACTGCAGGGAATCACAACTG GAATTTACATCTACATCCAAGGGGTGACGGGCGTAACAGGGAGAAAAACCTTTCGATATTTCTTTGTTTAGCAGATTCAGGTGATCAGAAAGTCAAAGCCACTTTTACCATTTGGTTAAAAGGGAAAGATGGCAAGAAGCATGAGGAGACAGGTG GTACTAATTGGTTCAACAGTGCAGTTAAAAGTTGGGGTTGGCCCTCCTTCTTGCCGCTGAAAACCGTTCAAGATTACTTAGTTGGCGATGAGTGTGTCGTGGAGGCTGAAGTGGAAGTTCTTGGCACA TCGAAACTGAAGCTGCTGAATCGTTTTGCCTGTGTAGTTCTTTATTGCTTTCCTCTTCAGATTCAAAGCCCGAAA ACGGTGCCTTCTGACTTGTCTCTGGGGCAGAAGATTGTAGAGCAACTTGCTCCTTAA
- the LOC115756271 gene encoding uncharacterized protein LOC115756271, whose product MQKRKREATDSNVADGGDEHDGTISLFDFLPKTTNKDKLVEFYEITTATREILPAHYVFKIESFSQLSKNDITMHETNDFKVGDQKWRLILYPNGDKNKKGEDHVSLYLAVSEANPLKVGWEIIATVRFFVFDQIHDEYLFKEGKDRRFHALKSKWGIPRFMPLKTFINPSNGYLVDDTCVFGVEVFVVKSLGLGECLTLKVSPKSVSHEWKMSNFSTLVNDCYSEVFTAGNHNWKLHLHPRGDGRNRDKNLSILLCLVNSGDQKVKATFTIRLRGEAGKMYQRTGLNWFGGPNKEWGWPSFFPLKAVQDYLVGNACVVEAEVKVLGTVSKLP is encoded by the exons atgcaaaagaggaaaagagaagcAACAGATTCAAATGTTGCTGATGGGGGCGACGAACATGATGGTACCATTTCCCTCTTTGATTTTCTCCCTAAAACAACTAATAAAGATAAACTTGTGGAGTTTTATG AGATAACAACGGCGACGAGAGAGATCTTGCCGGCGCATTATGTGTTCAAGATCGAGTCTTTCTCTCAATTATCAAAGAACGACATCACCATGCATGAGACGAACGATTTCAAAGTTGGTGACCAGAAGTG GAGATTGATTCTCTATCCTAATGGAGACAAGAACAAGAAGGGAGAAGATCACGTGTCCCTATATCTGGCAGTTTCTGAGGCCAATCCTCTGAAAGTTGGCTGGGAGATAATTGCAACTGTTAGGTTCTTTGTGTTTGATCAAATTCACGATGAATACTTGTTTAAAGAAG GGAAAGACAGGAGGTTTCATGCATTGAAGTCTAAATGGGGTATTCCAAGATTTATGCCGCTAAAAACTTTCATCAATCCGTCAAACGGCTACCTTGTTGATGACACTTGTGTGTTTGGAGTGGAGGTTTTTGTTGTCAAAAGTTTAGGTCTGGGTGAATGCTTGACCCTAAAAGTGAGTCCGAAGTCTGTTAGTCACGAATGGAAGATGTCAAACTTCTCCACTTTGGTGAATGACTGCTACTCTGAAGTATTCACGGCGGGGAATCACAACTG GAAGTTACATCTACATCCAAGGGGTGATGGGCGTAACAGGGACAAAAATCTTTCGATTCTTCTTTGTTTAGTAAATTCAGGTGATCAGAAAGTCAAAGCCACTTTTACCATTCGGTTGAGAGGGGAAGCTGGCAAGATGTATCAGCGGACAG GTCTTAATTGGTTTGGTGGTCCAAATAAAGAGTGGGGTTGGCCCTCCTTCTTTCCGCTGAAAGCTGTTCAAGATTACTTAGTTGGCAATGCGTGTGTCGTGGAGGCTGAAGTGAAAGTTCTTGGCACAGTGAGTAAACTGCCATGA
- the LOC125316062 gene encoding ubiquitin C-terminal hydrolase 12-like, translated as MTSSEKHREADCVTTKEIRDVAPAHYVLHFKSFSLFAKNNMEKYESSEFEAGGCKWKLILYPNGDKSRNGEDHISVYLAVSGTSPFQLGGEIHVAARFSLYDQLCDRYLTEQVRAARLHALKAECGVPRFMPLKIFADPSNGYLVDDTCVFGVEVFVIKSSGVGERLTLKESTSYTHEWKISGLSKLGDEYLVSDVFTLGDHEW; from the exons ATGACATCTTCTGAGAAACACAGGGAAGCCGACTGTG TAACGACGAAGGAGATTAGAGATGTCGCACCGGCGCATTATGTGCTCCACTTTAAGTCCTTCTCTTTGTTCGCCAAGAACAACATGGAGAAGTATGAATCGAGCGAGTTCGAAGCAGGAGGCTGTAAATG GAAACTGATCCTTTATCCCAATGGAGACAAGAGCCGAAACGGAGAAGACCACATCTCCGTATATCTGGCAGTTTCCGGGACGAGTCCTTTCCAACTTGGCGGGGAGATTCACGTGGCCGCCAGGTTCTCTTTGTATGATCAACTCTGCGATAGATATCTAACCGAACAAG TAAGAGCCGCAAGATTGCACGCGTTGAAAGCCGAATGTGGGGTCCCGAGATTCATGCCGCTTAAAATTTTCGCCGACCCGTCCAATGGGTACCTCGTGGACGACACCTGTGTCTTCGGTGTGGAGGTCTTCGTCATCAAGAGTTCGGGAGTTGGCGAACGTTTGACGCTAAAGGAGAGCACATCGTATACTCATGAATGGAAGATATCGGGGCTGTCAAAGTTGGGGGATGAATATCTGGTCTCTGATGTATTCACTCTTGGAGACCACGAATGGTAG